From Flavobacterium sp. 102, a single genomic window includes:
- a CDS encoding sigma-54 dependent transcriptional regulator: MKKTNANILVIDDQEDILFAAKMLLKKHFETIFTLNNPKNVLRLLAENEIDVVLLDMNYRIGFEDGREGLYFLKEIKTLSPKTIVILMTAFGKVETAVEGLKNGAFDYVLKPWENEKLVETVKQAVEESRKTKKKTDKEPIMDSFFIGDSMSIKKAYALGEKVAKTDANVLVLGENGTGKFVMAQYIHQQSERKNNAFVHVDLGSLNDNIFESELFGYAKGAFTDAKNDTAGRFENAQNGTIFLDEIGNVPLHLQSKLLQVIQTKTVTRLGESKPRPLNVRIITATNLNLKDEVTQKNFREDLYYRINTMEITLPSLRDRKEDKVALAQFLLGKIIAKYDRNEIIFSEKALEQIEKHAWNGNIREMENRIERAVILCENNTISASDLDLEQVTFYENREDIPLSGVEKNTIEKVLAKHQYNISKSADELGLSRAALYRRMEKYNISNS, from the coding sequence ATGAAAAAAACGAACGCCAACATATTAGTTATCGACGATCAGGAAGACATTCTTTTTGCGGCAAAAATGCTTTTGAAAAAACATTTCGAAACCATTTTTACACTCAACAACCCTAAAAATGTACTTCGATTGTTAGCAGAAAACGAAATTGACGTCGTGCTTTTAGACATGAATTACCGCATTGGATTTGAAGATGGTCGCGAAGGTTTGTATTTTTTAAAAGAGATTAAAACGCTTTCGCCTAAAACCATTGTCATTCTAATGACGGCTTTCGGGAAAGTAGAAACTGCTGTCGAAGGTTTGAAAAATGGTGCTTTCGACTATGTTTTGAAACCTTGGGAAAACGAAAAGTTAGTTGAAACCGTAAAACAAGCCGTTGAAGAATCGAGGAAAACCAAAAAGAAAACCGACAAAGAACCAATTATGGATTCGTTTTTTATTGGCGATTCTATGAGTATAAAAAAAGCCTATGCTTTGGGTGAAAAAGTAGCCAAAACCGATGCGAATGTCTTGGTTTTAGGCGAAAACGGAACCGGAAAATTTGTGATGGCGCAATACATTCACCAACAATCTGAACGAAAAAACAATGCTTTTGTTCATGTAGATTTGGGTTCATTAAACGATAATATTTTTGAAAGCGAGCTTTTTGGTTATGCCAAAGGCGCTTTTACCGATGCTAAAAACGACACTGCCGGAAGATTCGAAAATGCACAAAACGGCACTATTTTCTTAGACGAAATCGGGAATGTTCCTTTGCATTTGCAATCGAAATTATTGCAAGTCATTCAAACCAAAACCGTCACGCGTTTGGGCGAATCAAAACCTCGTCCGTTAAATGTTAGAATTATCACGGCTACGAATCTAAATTTGAAGGATGAAGTAACTCAGAAGAATTTTCGTGAAGATTTGTATTATCGCATCAACACTATGGAAATCACGTTACCTTCGCTTAGAGATCGAAAGGAAGACAAAGTCGCATTGGCCCAATTTCTTTTGGGAAAAATCATTGCAAAATATGACCGAAACGAAATTATTTTCAGCGAAAAAGCATTGGAACAAATTGAAAAACACGCTTGGAACGGCAACATTCGCGAAATGGAAAACCGAATTGAGCGAGCCGTAATTCTATGTGAAAACAATACGATTTCGGCTTCCGATTTGGATTTGGAACAGGTTACTTTTTACGAAAATCGCGAGGACATTCCGCTTTCGGGTGTGGAGAAAAATACGATTGAAAAAGTGTTAGCGAAACACCAATACAACATCAGCAAATCGGCGGACGAACTCGGTTTGTCGCGTGCTGCTTTGTACCGTCGAATGGAAAAATACAACATCAGCAATTCCTAA
- a CDS encoding head GIN domain-containing protein has protein sequence MSKVIATTTAFLLSLMAFAQVSESRTVAEFSKLKASQGIAVFYTVSTTNSIKVETDDNEKMKFIKTEVEGGILKIFIDTYSENNSNNKRKKKNYNNNVNFKTLKVFVSGPSLQSIKASSSANIKMENTNSANQVDIAVSSSGSVSGKFNCNSISIDASSSGDFKGEVEAKTVAVETSSSADVDLNGKTIQLNIKSSSSSTCNTDKLLAEEVLATASSSADINVYASKSLEAKASSSADINYYGNPSQVNVEKSSSGSVNKR, from the coding sequence ATGTCAAAAGTAATCGCAACCACAACCGCATTTTTATTGAGTTTAATGGCCTTTGCCCAAGTATCGGAAAGTCGAACTGTAGCCGAATTTTCAAAGTTAAAAGCCTCTCAAGGCATAGCCGTGTTTTATACCGTTTCTACCACCAATAGTATAAAAGTTGAAACCGATGACAACGAAAAAATGAAGTTTATCAAAACAGAAGTTGAAGGTGGAATACTAAAAATTTTTATTGATACTTATTCAGAGAATAACAGTAACAATAAAAGAAAGAAAAAAAATTACAACAACAATGTAAATTTTAAGACGTTAAAAGTTTTTGTTTCCGGTCCGTCTTTGCAATCAATAAAGGCCAGTTCTTCGGCCAATATTAAAATGGAAAACACAAATTCCGCCAACCAAGTTGACATTGCAGTAAGTTCATCGGGAAGTGTTTCGGGCAAATTTAATTGCAATAGTATATCGATTGATGCTTCTTCCAGCGGGGATTTTAAAGGTGAAGTCGAAGCTAAAACTGTAGCAGTAGAAACCAGTAGTTCGGCAGATGTTGACCTTAACGGAAAAACAATCCAGCTTAACATTAAATCGAGCAGTTCCTCAACTTGTAATACTGATAAATTGTTGGCAGAAGAAGTTTTGGCAACGGCCAGTAGTTCGGCTGACATTAATGTATATGCTTCAAAATCGCTGGAAGCAAAAGCTTCGTCGAGTGCCGATATCAATTATTACGGCAATCCATCACAGGTAAATGTAGAAAAAAGTTCATCGGGTTCTGTGAATAAAAGATAA
- a CDS encoding ABC transporter ATP-binding protein: protein MIQIKNLSKVYRTEEVETKALSEVSITINQGEFVTIMGSSGSGKSTLLNLVGLLDSATSGNYQLLNREMIGVKEQEKSKIRKQNIGFIFQNFNLIDELSVFDNIELPLIYNNIAASERKKKVEEIAERLGISHRLKHYPQQLSGGQQQRVAVARALINDPKIILADEPTGNLDSKNGNEVMELLTDLHANGSTILMVTHSDYDASFSQRTIFMKDGMILSEKTNNRNVDVLVS, encoded by the coding sequence ATGATACAAATCAAAAATCTTTCTAAAGTTTACAGAACCGAAGAAGTAGAGACCAAAGCGCTCAGCGAAGTTTCAATCACAATCAATCAAGGCGAATTTGTCACCATTATGGGTTCATCAGGAAGCGGGAAATCGACGCTTTTAAATCTGGTTGGGCTTTTAGACAGCGCAACATCGGGTAATTATCAACTCCTTAATCGGGAAATGATTGGTGTTAAAGAACAGGAAAAATCTAAAATCAGAAAGCAAAACATTGGTTTCATCTTCCAAAATTTTAACTTGATTGATGAACTTTCGGTTTTTGACAACATTGAATTGCCGTTGATTTACAATAATATTGCTGCCTCAGAAAGAAAGAAAAAAGTTGAAGAAATAGCAGAACGACTAGGCATATCACATCGATTGAAACATTATCCGCAGCAACTTTCGGGCGGACAGCAACAAAGAGTAGCTGTAGCCAGAGCGCTAATCAATGATCCGAAAATTATTTTGGCCGATGAACCTACCGGAAATTTGGACAGTAAAAACGGCAATGAAGTAATGGAACTATTAACTGATTTGCACGCTAACGGCTCGACTATTTTGATGGTAACGCATTCTGATTATGATGCTTCTTTTTCCCAAAGAACCATTTTTATGAAAGACGGAATGATCCTTTCGGAAAAAACCAATAATAGAAATGTAGATGTTCTCGTATCTTAA
- a CDS encoding ABC transporter permease, with protein MIKNWLHIFLFQIKNNKLFTALNVLGLSIGIAGLIFAILYWNDEQSYNDWNPEKDTVFQSISQVSKDMVWASNVAAFEPYFKKSFPELEAYCYLENWYYEEIVQYKSKKEILRITDAQNTFFEFFPFNFSKGSAKTALKDNNAIAISEDAAARLFGSDDPMGKEVRYSGRTLVVRGVYTIPGKSSMAPMAVTNLIEPKLKENANHWGNFNHGLLLKFKNPADKDKVISRMEKILFENRAVKWAKDEGITLEEWIKKNGSESTGIILEPLANARLHSVVDGYAEGRGNYQFLLIMVGLSILILILSIVNYINLATANAIKRAKEVGVRKILGASKVNIIKQFIFETTLITLFSILLALVIVELSLPYYNEFLNKKLIIHGEQFYLQLIGIFFFTIAVAGVFPAFYVANFETLKVLKGNFGRSKSGVWLRNGMLILQFSIATFFIIGSYIVYQQVQHLNTKDLGFKGEQVLSVRYRNTYDWREKDYMKKLFSRYYTIKNEVSKIKGVEQVSTGSFSFGGDSSSSSSFEYNEVTIQGQNMGIDFGMLEMMKIQLKEGRYLSDKFASDTINAMLVNETTLKMMKEKNPIGKEVEWNGKKLKIVGVVKDFNLFSPQSEVPPMVFFHFKTIDWMLGNASRIHVKVNGENMEQTIADIEKFWLKNVDNEYPFEYDFVDKAFARTFETYVKQRNLFSLLNFIVILIALFGLFALASYSIQRRMKEIAIRKTLGAETAVLLKELSKQYIIFCLIGFAIALFPVYYLLNKWLENFAYRIEISFIPFVVGFIVLLILTLIVVLSRAYQATRLDVLKYLKYE; from the coding sequence ATGATTAAAAATTGGTTGCATATATTTTTATTCCAAATCAAAAACAACAAGCTTTTCACAGCTTTAAATGTTTTGGGATTGAGTATCGGAATCGCAGGATTAATTTTTGCGATACTATATTGGAATGACGAACAAAGTTATAACGACTGGAATCCGGAAAAAGATACAGTCTTTCAATCGATTAGTCAGGTTTCAAAAGATATGGTTTGGGCTAGCAATGTTGCGGCATTTGAACCCTATTTTAAAAAATCTTTTCCTGAGTTAGAAGCGTATTGTTACCTTGAAAATTGGTATTATGAGGAGATTGTACAGTACAAAAGCAAAAAGGAAATTTTAAGAATTACAGATGCGCAGAATACTTTTTTTGAGTTTTTTCCTTTCAATTTCTCAAAAGGATCAGCAAAAACGGCTCTTAAAGACAATAACGCTATTGCTATTTCTGAGGATGCCGCGGCACGACTTTTTGGTTCCGATGATCCTATGGGAAAAGAAGTTCGTTACTCCGGCAGAACTCTAGTTGTCAGAGGTGTTTACACTATTCCGGGAAAATCCTCGATGGCACCAATGGCAGTTACTAATCTTATCGAACCGAAATTAAAAGAGAATGCAAATCATTGGGGCAATTTCAATCATGGCTTGCTTTTGAAATTTAAAAATCCAGCAGACAAAGACAAGGTTATTTCCCGTATGGAAAAGATTTTGTTTGAAAACAGAGCCGTAAAATGGGCCAAAGATGAAGGGATTACCTTAGAAGAATGGATCAAAAAAAATGGAAGTGAAAGTACAGGGATAATTTTAGAACCATTGGCGAACGCTCGATTACATTCCGTTGTTGACGGTTATGCCGAAGGAAGAGGCAATTATCAATTCCTATTAATTATGGTTGGATTGTCAATTTTAATTTTGATTTTATCTATCGTAAATTATATCAATTTGGCTACTGCCAATGCTATCAAAAGAGCCAAGGAAGTTGGGGTTCGAAAAATTTTAGGTGCTTCAAAAGTTAACATTATCAAACAGTTTATATTCGAAACTACTTTAATAACGCTGTTTTCAATATTGTTAGCTTTAGTTATCGTTGAGTTGTCTTTGCCTTATTACAACGAGTTTTTAAATAAAAAATTAATCATTCACGGCGAACAGTTTTACCTTCAATTGATAGGGATATTTTTCTTTACTATAGCAGTAGCCGGTGTTTTTCCGGCGTTTTATGTCGCCAATTTTGAAACATTAAAAGTGTTGAAAGGTAATTTTGGCAGAAGTAAAAGCGGCGTTTGGTTGCGCAATGGTATGTTGATTCTACAGTTTTCTATTGCTACTTTTTTTATCATCGGATCTTACATTGTTTACCAGCAAGTTCAACATTTGAACACCAAAGATTTAGGTTTTAAAGGAGAACAAGTACTTTCGGTTAGATATAGAAACACCTATGACTGGAGAGAAAAAGATTATATGAAAAAATTATTCAGTCGATATTATACCATCAAAAATGAAGTGTCAAAAATAAAAGGTGTTGAACAGGTTTCCACTGGCTCGTTTTCTTTCGGAGGTGATTCAAGTTCTTCGTCTAGTTTTGAATACAATGAGGTAACCATTCAAGGGCAAAATATGGGTATTGATTTCGGGATGCTCGAAATGATGAAAATACAACTAAAAGAAGGAAGATATCTCTCCGACAAGTTTGCTTCTGACACCATTAATGCAATGTTGGTCAATGAAACAACTTTAAAAATGATGAAGGAGAAAAATCCAATAGGGAAGGAAGTTGAATGGAATGGGAAGAAGTTAAAGATTGTTGGAGTAGTCAAAGATTTCAATCTTTTCAGTCCTCAATCTGAAGTGCCACCGATGGTTTTCTTTCATTTTAAAACTATCGATTGGATGTTGGGAAATGCCAGTAGAATTCATGTCAAAGTAAACGGTGAAAACATGGAACAAACTATTGCCGATATTGAAAAATTTTGGTTAAAAAATGTAGATAATGAATATCCTTTTGAATATGATTTTGTGGATAAAGCCTTCGCACGAACATTTGAAACTTATGTAAAGCAGAGAAACCTTTTTTCGCTATTGAATTTTATCGTCATTCTGATTGCTCTTTTTGGATTGTTTGCCTTAGCCTCTTATTCAATCCAACGAAGAATGAAAGAAATCGCTATCCGAAAAACATTAGGTGCCGAAACAGCTGTTTTGCTCAAAGAACTGTCCAAGCAATATATCATTTTCTGTCTGATAGGTTTTGCAATCGCTTTATTTCCGGTGTATTATTTGCTTAATAAATGGTTGGAAAATTTCGCTTACCGAATAGAAATCAGTTTTATTCCGTTTGTTGTTGGATTTATTGTTTTATTGATTTTAACCTTGATAGTTGTGCTTTCCCGAGCTTATCAAGCCACAAGATTAGACGTTTTGAAATACTTGAAATATGAATAA
- a CDS encoding NifU family protein, which translates to MTNEELILNIEKALAEIRPFLNSDGGDISLVSIEDDKHVKVRLQGACTSCSLSISTMKAGVETTIKKYAPQIETVENVA; encoded by the coding sequence ATGACAAACGAAGAATTGATTTTAAACATCGAAAAAGCACTCGCCGAAATCAGACCGTTTCTGAATTCCGATGGCGGCGATATTAGTTTGGTTTCCATCGAGGATGATAAACATGTGAAAGTGCGTCTTCAGGGCGCTTGTACTTCTTGCAGTTTGAGCATCAGCACGATGAAAGCCGGTGTGGAAACAACGATTAAAAAATACGCACCACAAATAGAAACAGTGGAGAACGTAGCTTAG
- a CDS encoding PAS domain-containing sensor histidine kinase encodes MFKNQKIYHLLFFRLILILSSVGLSVFLFSRALVYTGLFSAFISFLFLVEMFLFLRNAFLLYDRTIASILQNDFSSDFSKHKSYHNYSSLFQLYGKLKEKQHEQLSRDIIYRSILNNIETGIIILQKENSDWNIFLMNDYFSKHFAVPKVSKWHYLKNQLPSLCEIIEAQGFQEMKHSLQIRVNKQDTQTFIIQTSATKTFDQEYYIILLDSIQKVVEKKEKEAWVNLMKVISHELLNSLTPIRSLSQNLNELVQQDNLSAEDLEDIKQSVATMHNRSNHLQEFVESYRKLAMLPSPKKEKTELSELVENCIKIMQPLFKKENITVTNAINFKRWIMVDSNQMEQVFINLLTNSMYALEEKAIKEITISAEVKEKRIYLIITDTGTGIDAEIEDKVFLPFFTTRKDGAGIGLTLSKNIIEAHGGYLAFENGENGTKFTVCLLE; translated from the coding sequence ATGTTCAAAAACCAAAAGATATATCATTTGCTGTTTTTTAGGCTGATACTGATTTTAAGCAGTGTTGGTTTGAGTGTTTTTCTTTTTTCTCGTGCGTTGGTTTATACCGGTTTATTTTCTGCTTTTATTTCGTTTTTATTCTTGGTGGAAATGTTTCTTTTTTTACGCAATGCATTTTTGCTTTACGACCGAACGATTGCTTCGATTTTACAAAATGATTTCTCTTCAGATTTTTCCAAACACAAATCGTATCACAATTATTCCAGTCTTTTTCAGTTGTATGGAAAACTCAAAGAAAAACAGCACGAGCAGCTTTCGAGAGACATTATATATCGTTCCATTTTAAACAATATCGAAACAGGAATTATCATTCTGCAAAAGGAAAATAGCGATTGGAACATCTTTTTAATGAACGATTATTTTTCGAAACATTTTGCCGTTCCGAAAGTTTCTAAATGGCATTATTTGAAAAACCAATTGCCATCGCTTTGCGAAATAATTGAAGCACAAGGCTTTCAGGAAATGAAGCATTCGTTGCAAATCAGAGTCAACAAACAAGACACGCAAACCTTCATCATTCAGACTTCCGCAACGAAAACCTTTGATCAAGAATACTATATTATTTTACTCGACAGCATTCAAAAAGTTGTGGAGAAAAAAGAAAAAGAAGCTTGGGTCAATTTGATGAAAGTCATTTCGCATGAGTTATTAAATTCGTTGACGCCTATTCGTTCGCTTTCTCAAAATCTGAATGAATTGGTCCAACAGGATAACCTTTCGGCAGAAGATTTGGAAGACATCAAACAAAGTGTTGCGACGATGCACAACCGCAGCAATCACTTGCAGGAATTTGTAGAAAGTTATCGAAAACTGGCCATGTTGCCTTCGCCTAAAAAAGAAAAAACAGAATTATCGGAATTGGTTGAAAACTGTATAAAAATCATGCAGCCGTTGTTTAAAAAAGAAAACATTACAGTGACCAATGCGATTAATTTTAAACGATGGATAATGGTTGACAGTAACCAAATGGAGCAAGTTTTTATCAATTTACTGACCAACAGCATGTATGCTTTGGAAGAGAAAGCAATCAAAGAAATTACCATCAGTGCCGAAGTCAAGGAAAAACGTATTTACCTCATCATCACTGACACCGGAACCGGAATTGATGCCGAAATTGAAGATAAAGTTTTTCTTCCGTTCTTCACTACCAGAAAAGACGGCGCGGGAATTGGCTTGACTTTATCCAAAAATATTATTGAAGCGCATGGCGGTTATTTGGCCTTTGAAAATGGAGAAAACGGGACAAAGTTTACGGTTTGTTTGTTGGAGTAA
- a CDS encoding Mrp/NBP35 family ATP-binding protein has protein sequence MKLDRKEILAALETITIAGEGKNMVESGAVKNVITFGNEVVVDLVISTPAMHIKKRAEDDIKKLIHEKFSPDADVKVNIKVETPTQNPNEIKGKAIPGISNIIAVASGKGGVGKSTVTANLAVTLAKMGFKVGILDADIYGPSMPIMFDVENEKPISIEVNGKSKMKPIESYEIKLLSIGFFTSPSQAVIWRGPMASKALNQMIFDADWGQLDFMLIDLPPGTGDIHLSIMQSLPITGAVVVSTPQAVALADAKKGVSMFLSDSINVPVLGIIENMAYFTPEELPNNKYYIFGKEGAKNLAEDLQVPFLGEVPLVQSIREAGDYGRPAALQTASVIEKVFEEITRNVVQETVNRNNDLPPTEAIKITTMAGCSAVNKK, from the coding sequence ATGAAACTAGATAGAAAAGAAATCTTAGCGGCTTTAGAAACCATTACTATTGCAGGCGAAGGAAAAAATATGGTCGAAAGCGGCGCGGTAAAAAACGTAATCACTTTTGGCAACGAAGTCGTAGTTGATTTAGTAATCTCAACGCCTGCGATGCACATTAAAAAACGTGCCGAGGACGATATTAAGAAATTAATCCACGAAAAATTCTCTCCGGATGCTGACGTAAAAGTTAATATCAAAGTGGAAACGCCAACACAAAATCCTAATGAGATCAAAGGCAAAGCCATTCCGGGTATCAGCAATATTATTGCGGTAGCTTCAGGAAAAGGCGGCGTTGGAAAATCAACCGTTACTGCAAATTTAGCCGTGACTTTAGCCAAAATGGGTTTCAAAGTTGGAATCCTTGACGCCGATATTTACGGACCATCAATGCCGATTATGTTCGACGTGGAAAACGAAAAACCAATCTCGATTGAAGTGAACGGGAAATCCAAAATGAAACCAATCGAAAGCTACGAAATCAAATTGCTTTCCATCGGATTCTTTACTTCTCCAAGTCAGGCCGTAATTTGGCGTGGACCAATGGCTTCGAAAGCGTTGAACCAAATGATTTTTGATGCTGATTGGGGTCAATTAGATTTCATGCTAATCGATTTACCTCCGGGAACAGGAGATATTCACTTGTCAATTATGCAATCTTTGCCAATTACCGGCGCTGTTGTCGTTAGTACACCGCAAGCCGTAGCTTTAGCAGATGCGAAAAAAGGTGTGTCGATGTTTCTATCAGACAGCATCAACGTTCCGGTATTGGGAATTATAGAAAACATGGCATACTTCACACCGGAAGAATTGCCAAACAACAAGTATTATATTTTCGGAAAAGAAGGCGCTAAAAACCTGGCGGAAGATTTGCAAGTACCATTTCTTGGCGAAGTGCCATTGGTACAAAGCATTCGAGAAGCTGGAGATTACGGTCGTCCGGCAGCGTTGCAAACGGCTTCTGTAATTGAAAAAGTTTTTGAAGAAATCACCAGAAATGTAGTGCAGGAAACGGTAAACCGAAATAATGATTTACCACCAACCGAAGCAATCAAAATCACAACGATGGCCGGATGTTCGGCAGTAAATAAAAAATAG
- a CDS encoding efflux RND transporter periplasmic adaptor subunit has protein sequence MLFLKLWHKIAITPAKVIKMDTVINRKNNKKKYLTIAVLAIVILGYGAFSMITKKRSFNVKKSEISIKTVEEDFFEDFMVFQARVEPMNSMLVNIVEGGSVQEIFVSNGDRVIEGQPLARLYNPNTELNYMQQETAIIEQINNLNKAKLDLRNQELNLAKDLIAIEHDYQDAKNLYDLNKKLFDQEILAKNEWEKTQENFRFQKERMNIIKQSVTKEKQANQIQIGQLNQSIGIMEKSLGVLRTNKKNFLVIAPLSGRLSSFEPVLGQTYQQGQTLGKIDVMKGYKLLADVDEFYLPKVTQGQKGTVDFNGKAVEVLIAKVIPEIKGGKFQVELNFTSTENLDLQQGLSFAVRLILSEKAKSIVLSKGSFYQETSGKWIFVVNGNKAERRNIEIEGENPLYYKIGKGLKPGEKVITSSYKDYLEAEILNIE, from the coding sequence TTGTTATTTTTAAAACTTTGGCACAAAATTGCTATTACACCTGCCAAAGTAATTAAAATGGACACTGTCATCAATCGTAAAAATAACAAAAAAAAGTATCTGACCATCGCAGTTTTGGCAATTGTGATTTTGGGTTACGGTGCTTTTTCTATGATTACCAAAAAAAGAAGTTTTAACGTAAAGAAAAGCGAGATAAGCATCAAAACCGTGGAAGAGGATTTCTTTGAGGATTTTATGGTGTTTCAAGCGCGAGTAGAACCAATGAATTCGATGTTGGTGAATATAGTCGAAGGTGGTTCGGTTCAGGAAATTTTTGTCAGCAATGGCGATAGGGTCATTGAAGGACAACCGTTGGCAAGATTATACAATCCGAATACGGAACTGAATTACATGCAACAGGAAACGGCCATCATCGAACAAATCAATAATTTGAACAAAGCCAAACTGGATTTACGCAATCAAGAACTGAATTTGGCCAAAGATTTAATCGCTATTGAACACGATTATCAGGATGCGAAAAACTTATATGATTTGAACAAGAAGTTATTCGACCAAGAAATTTTAGCCAAAAACGAATGGGAGAAAACACAAGAAAATTTTCGCTTTCAAAAAGAACGCATGAACATTATCAAACAAAGTGTCACCAAAGAAAAGCAAGCCAATCAAATTCAAATTGGGCAACTCAATCAGTCGATTGGCATTATGGAAAAAAGCTTGGGTGTTTTGAGAACCAACAAAAAAAATTTCTTAGTGATTGCGCCACTTTCGGGAAGATTGTCATCGTTTGAACCGGTTTTGGGACAAACCTACCAACAAGGACAAACGTTGGGAAAAATCGATGTGATGAAAGGCTATAAATTATTGGCTGACGTAGATGAATTTTATTTGCCAAAAGTAACCCAAGGTCAAAAAGGAACTGTCGATTTTAACGGAAAAGCAGTAGAAGTTTTAATTGCTAAAGTCATTCCGGAAATCAAAGGCGGAAAATTTCAAGTGGAGCTGAATTTTACAAGCACGGAAAATTTAGATTTACAGCAAGGATTGAGTTTTGCCGTGCGATTGATTTTATCCGAAAAAGCAAAATCAATAGTGCTTTCCAAAGGCAGTTTTTATCAGGAAACCTCAGGGAAATGGATATTTGTAGTCAATGGAAATAAAGCAGAAAGAAGAAATATAGAAATTGAAGGAGAAAATCCATTGTATTACAAAATCGGCAAAGGGTTGAAACCCGGGGAAAAAGTCATCACTTCCTCTTATAAAGATTATTTGGAAGCGGAAATATTAAATATTGAATAA
- a CDS encoding TolC family protein: MNKKAFLIVLLYTFCPSVFGQDNSWPLQKCIAEAMKNSIEIKLQQLSVKKAQKEHNSLVNQMLPSVSFTGNQSYNFGSTIDPSTNGRVSSNIQNDNFYLNAQMNLIDFKAFATAQKTKIDIEKSKAQLAVIENEYQLQILESYYQALFTQELLKIQKEQFKNSQFNLDRVQKEVSIGSKPKSDLYDMQLSFAQEEMKIMETEQLSVLQKTQLFQLMNVENISVAEVVLDNFIGTNNLAETTAISNPKIKFAELNYQSSQKETKLERANNLPSLTTYYGFSTFYYKPLNQPDVIVDNFNKQISDNKNHQVGIQLNVPVFNGFRNNKRVSATKIESEKSKFVIEQEKLKVKNQIDIENQNKNNYAQLYAKLQQMKTFAEASFRTSQAKFTSGTIDAVVFSAVKNQWLSTEYDLLKNELQQQYIALKISLIQGNVL; encoded by the coding sequence ATGAATAAAAAAGCTTTTTTAATCGTTTTACTTTATACGTTTTGCCCTTCTGTATTTGGTCAGGATAATTCCTGGCCATTGCAGAAATGCATTGCCGAAGCGATGAAGAATTCCATTGAAATTAAGCTACAGCAACTCAGTGTCAAAAAGGCGCAGAAAGAACACAATTCTTTGGTAAACCAAATGTTGCCATCGGTTTCGTTTACCGGAAATCAGAGCTATAATTTTGGTTCAACCATCGATCCGTCAACCAACGGAAGAGTGAGTTCCAATATCCAAAACGATAATTTCTATTTGAATGCCCAAATGAATTTAATCGATTTCAAAGCTTTCGCTACGGCGCAAAAAACTAAAATTGATATCGAAAAATCAAAAGCCCAATTAGCCGTCATTGAAAACGAATACCAACTCCAAATCCTTGAAAGCTATTATCAAGCATTGTTTACTCAGGAATTATTAAAGATTCAAAAAGAGCAATTCAAAAACTCGCAGTTCAATTTAGATCGAGTGCAAAAGGAAGTCAGCATTGGGAGTAAACCCAAAAGCGATTTATACGACATGCAACTCAGTTTTGCCCAAGAGGAAATGAAAATAATGGAAACCGAACAGTTATCGGTACTTCAAAAAACACAACTTTTTCAGTTGATGAATGTGGAAAACATTTCGGTGGCTGAGGTCGTTTTAGATAACTTTATCGGAACCAATAATCTAGCTGAAACAACGGCAATTTCCAATCCGAAAATCAAGTTTGCCGAACTCAATTACCAAAGCAGTCAAAAAGAAACCAAACTCGAAAGAGCCAATAATTTGCCGAGTTTGACCACTTATTACGGTTTTTCTACTTTCTACTACAAACCGCTAAATCAGCCGGATGTTATTGTGGATAATTTCAACAAACAAATCAGTGATAACAAAAATCACCAAGTCGGCATTCAACTAAATGTGCCTGTTTTCAACGGTTTCCGGAATAATAAAAGAGTTTCTGCAACCAAAATCGAATCCGAAAAATCCAAATTTGTCATTGAACAAGAAAAGCTAAAAGTCAAAAACCAAATCGATATCGAGAACCAAAACAAAAACAATTACGCGCAATTGTATGCCAAACTACAGCAAATGAAAACCTTTGCCGAGGCTTCTTTCCGAACTTCGCAGGCCAAATTTACTTCGGGAACTATCGATGCCGTAGTCTTTTCGGCAGTGAAAAATCAATGGCTTTCCACCGAGTATGATTTGCTTAAAAATGAGCTCCAACAACAATACATTGCGCTTAAAATAAGCCTCATTCAAGGAAATGTACTGTAA